The Schistocerca gregaria isolate iqSchGreg1 unplaced genomic scaffold, iqSchGreg1.2 ptg000973l, whole genome shotgun sequence genomic sequence GATGAGTTTGGGCGGCGAGGTAGGAAAAACTAACGGAaatccacgaaaaaaaaaaaaaaagaggctctaacggattttattttttttttttccacacaaaGGGATACTTGACTTTCATGGGCAACGAATTCGGACACCCCGAGTGGATCGACTTTCCCCGCTCGGGAAACAACTGGTCCTATCACTACGCTTTCAGACGCTGGTACCTCGCCAAGGACCACCTCCTGCGGTACCAGTACCTTCACCGGTTCGAGCGGTGCATGAACAAACTCGAAGATCGATACCGCGTCTTTCAACTTAGCAGCTACGTCTCCCTGAAACACGAGTCCGACAAAGTGATCGTGTACGAGCGGGGGAACCTTGTGTTCGTGTTCAACTTCCACCCCACTCAGAGCTACTTCTCGTACCTCGTCGGCGTCCCCTCCGACCACCCTTACCAAATCATCTTGGACTCCGACTGGAAGGAGTTCGACGGCCACTGCCGAAACGACCCCTCCTGCGTCTTCCATCCCACGGCCAAGCCCCAAAACAACAGGCCGTTTTCCATGCAGGTGTACTCCCCGTCCAGGACAGCGGTCGTGTATTGTCCTGTCGACGAGTGCAAATCTTCTCTTCTGGactagaaaaaaaataatttttttttttttaaggaattgcaaaaataaattattgCCGAGCGCAATCACTTTTCCTGTGTCCTCCGATCGCGTCTCCCGTTTTCTACGCCGACCTTCCGCGATGCAGGACTCAGCAGTCATCGCCGAGACGAACCGCGCGGCCGACCTGGCGAGCGCGCGCACCGGCACCTATCTCTGCAACACCTGTCGCAGCCGCCTGTTCCAGTATGAGGGCTCCGTTACGATAAAACCGCCACTTGCGCATTCAGATTACTGACTCTTCCCGCAAAGATCCTGTCGCAAAACCGCGGAGTCCCCCAGTCTCCTGGTCTTTTCCGACCTCTCCGCTCCCGTTAGCGTCAAGCCGGATAGCTACGCCGGCGAATCCGCGTTCTGCAACTACTGCGGGTCGTACGCGGCGGCCGTGGTCGACTTGGACCCCGTCACCGGAGAATACATGCCCTCGAACGGCAGCGAAACGAGGCATTACATAGTTAGCCAGAAAAACACGTTCTTTGCTCCCGGGCCCGTCGAGAGCGGTGTCTGTTCGGAGCCGTCTCCCACTCCCTTTCCCATGCCCGTCTCTCACCGCACGATTGACCGATCGTTCGAGGCCATCGAACCAGAATTCAAAAAAGCTGAACTCAAAAAAGCTGAACTCAAAAAAGCGGAACCCAAAAAAACTGAAGCTGCGAGCAAACCTCCCCCGAATGCCAGCAAGAGCCTCTGCCTAGAGCCCTCTAAAAGCACCAGTTCCTCTGTCATCAGCACGCTGGCCTCTAGTCCGGTGGCCATTACCTGCACCGCCATCTTGGCCATATGTTCCGTCACCTACATTGGCTATTCGCTCCTAAAAAAAAGACCGGGACAAAAAatgtgaacatatatatatatatataatagactgcgtgaacttttttttttttttttgagatctaGTCCAAGATGTGACCCTCTTCAACCGCGAAAAACACATTGAGCCTGCATGTCCATTTCGCCACTTTCCCTCTCTCTTGTCTCCAGCTATCCCCAGAAAGATGGGAAAAGAATCCGCGGCACTCAGCACAACGACTCGCGCGGCGGCCGCCGTAAGTCCACTGCGTAGTAACCTATTCGGGGACGCACCTCCATGCACATACActaacacacccccccccccctacagccgGCCGCTCAAGTCGAGGAAGTGTACGGGAAACAGATCGAATCGTGCCTGCGAGACGTATTCCACCACGCCGAGTTTAGACCCCCCCAAAAAGAGATCGTCCTCTGCTTCCTGGGGGGCCACGACTGCTTCGTCTTGATGCCAACAGGTACACGTTCGGACGGGCTTGTGCGGTTCTATATTTAGAGCCGTCACGTTGACAGGTTTGCTTGCACGCGTTTGACAGCTGTCACGTTACGCGCGGCGTCTAGGCGCCGCGTGCTCTTCCGGAACCCAAGAGAGGTAACCGAAGCGTTTGTtgaaaaaaacagggggagggaagtcGCTGGGGTTCCAGATTCCCGCGCTGCTGTTCTCGGGGGTGACGCTGGTGGTATCTCCGCTGATAGCGCTGATGCAGAACCAAGTGAAGGCGCTGAGGGAGCGCGGCGTGGCAGCGGAAATGATGAACCACACGCTCTCGTCCGCGGAGAGAGAAAGAGTACTGAAGGACATGAGAAGGCCGCAGCCCAACACGAAGTTGCTGTACATCACGCCGGAGCTGGTACAGACGAAGAATTTCTTCGACACACTGAGGGGAATGTACGCGAGGGGTGTTTTGAGCGCGGTGGTGGTGGACGAGGCGCACGCGGTGAGCGCGTGGGGCCACGACTTTCGCCCGGCTTACGAGAAGCTCGGAGTACTGAAGGAGAAATTCCCGATGCTGCCCGTGATGGCGTGCACGGCGACGGCGACGGAAAGGGTCCAGTTGGACGTGGTGTGCACGTTGAAGCTAGaaaaaaactgtcaaaagtttttggcATCGTTCAACCGCCCGAACATTTGGTACGAAGTTCGGTACAAGTCGGCGCTACAGGACGTGTTCGAGGACCTGAGGGCAGCGATCGCATCGCAGGTGGAGAGAGGCGAGCCGTGCGGAATTGTGTATTGCCACAAGAGGGCTGAGTGTGACCAGCTGGCGAGGAGGCTGCAAGAAAGCGGTCTGAGGGTGGCGGCGTATCACGCGGGAATGAGGGACAAGGAGCGAGAGTCAACGTTGTGCGAATGGATTTCGGGGAGGCACCACATAGTTGTGGCGACGATAGCGTTTGGGATGGGTATTGACAACGCTAGGGTGCGGTTCGTGCTTCATTACTCGATGCCGAAGTCGTTAGAGGATTTTTATCAAGAATCGGGCAGAGCTGGTCGCGACGGCGGGCCGTCGAAGAGTATTTTGTATTATT encodes the following:
- the LOC126326125 gene encoding uncharacterized protein LOC126326125, producing MGKESAALSTTTRAAAAPAAQVEEVYGKQIESCLRDVFHHAEFRPPQKEIVLCFLGGHDCFVLMPTGGGKSLGFQIPALLFSGVTLVVSPLIALMQNQVKALRERGVAAEMMNHTLSSAERERVLKDMRRPQPNTKLLYITPELVQTKNFFDTLRGMYARGVLSAVVVDEAHAVSAWGHDFRPAYEKLGVLKEKFPMLPVMACTATATERVQLDVVCTLKLEKNCQKFLASFNRPNIWYEVRYKSALQDVFEDLRAAIASQVERGEPCGIVYCHKRAECDQLARRLQESGLRVAAYHAGMRDKERESTLCEWISGRHHIVVATIAFGMGIDNARVRFVLHYSMPKSLEDFYQESGRAGRDGGPSKSILYYSREDRDLRQYLIKKEAKQRAGSHRQLAFSKLVEYCERPVCRRRMLLSYFGESVSSDLCGLNCDCCSNPEAVRRSMRFLEPVQRLERFLQTSSRGAARRERPKELEEEGRRGKRVYVSSEDLEEAGVDLDAYLVKLEREEEEESARFERSSSSSSFRPLSLVPPSQKSFLPARSLLEHARSMRVAKGQKRLEFARPQ